The Papaver somniferum cultivar HN1 chromosome 3, ASM357369v1, whole genome shotgun sequence genome includes a region encoding these proteins:
- the LOC113361395 gene encoding transcription factor RAX3-like, producing the protein MGRAPCCDKANVKKGPWSPEEDAKLKKYIEESGTGGNWIALPQKVGLKRCGKSCRLRWLNYLRPNIKHGGFSEEEENIICSLYVSIGSRWSIIAAQLPGRTDNDIKNYWNTRLKKKLLGKQRKEQQARRLGCLKQEMKKVMSTTGTFNMVSLSDHNRNYNQYVIPTHQNQPHIPIPMPYPAQDPAGYMIDNNDPIRKLLIKLGGRFCDDQNNQLLVHNDIGMSAGNDLYCPTLNISPTQEQLYENSPHLANDQYDIDGVNNLSMLQGLNCYQPVHDVDQMAYYNSQGLDGFYGEDNMGNNGYTSAGTSSVESANWADMASLVYTPNTVITSDNYVPQDCNDHQQPGRMLKDCHDFEGDSSFLIM; encoded by the exons ATGGGAAGAGCTCCTTGTTGTGACAAAGCTAACGTTAAGAAAGGACCATGGTCACCTGAAGAAGACGCAAAGCTCAAAAAATATATTGAGGAATCCGGTACCGGCGGTAACTGGATTGCTTTACCTCAGAAAGTTG GTCTTAAGCGATGTGGAAAGAGTTGCCGTTTGAGATGGTTGAATTATCTTCGTCCCAATATCAAGCATGGTGGATTTTCGGAGGAAGaagaaaacatcatttgcagtcTTTACGTCAGTATCGGAAGCCG GTGGTCTATAATAGCAGCACAATTACCAGGCCGAACCGATAACGATATAAAGAATTATTGGAACACGAGGTTGAAGAAGAAGCTTTTAGGTAAACAAAGGAAAGAACAACAAGCTCGTCGTCTTGGTTGTTTAAAGCAAGAAATGAAGAAAGTGATGAGTACCACAGGGACTTTCAATATGGTCAGTCTTTCTGATCACAACAGAAACTACAATCAATACGTTATACCAACTCATCAGAATCAGCCACATATACCTATTCCGATGCCTTACCCAGCCCAAGATCCGGCCGGTTATATGATCGACAATAACGATCCAATTAGAAAATTGTTGATCAAGCTTGGGGGAAGGTTCTGTGACGATCAAAACAATCAACTACTGGTTCACAACGACATAGGGATGTCTGCAGGTAATGATCTTTATTGCCCAACACTCAATATTTCACCAACTCAAGAACAACTATATGAAAACTCACCTCATTTGGCGAACGACCAGTATGATATTGATGGAGTGAATAATTTGTCGATGCTACAAGGACTTAACTGTTATCAACCAGTTCATGATGTTGATCAGATGGCGTACTACAATTCGCAAGGATTAGACGGTTTCTATGGAGAGGATAATATGGGAAATAATGGATATACAAGTGCCGGGACTAGTTCAGTTGAGAGTGCAAATTGGGCTGATATGGCCTCTTTGGTTTATACTCCTAATACGGTCATCACGAGTGACAACTATGTTCCTCAGGATTGCAATGATCACCAACAACCAGGAAGGATGCTTAAAGATTGTCATGATTTTGAAGGTGATTCGAGCTTTCTGATCATGTAG